One genomic segment of Devosia sp. includes these proteins:
- a CDS encoding LysR family transcriptional regulator — translation MIMDMSALRSLVAAVETGSISAAAKRLAVSQPALSQKLAGLEAAVGQQLLVRSRSGVAPTPAGELALEHAGRVLTSLADMQTALDSLRGEVAGRLRVTVNMMFGQAIMGPVIADLRQRYPSLRVDVLPSDKVVDIEAEGIDLAVRGGTHGSGRGLVRRIATMEGALIASPSYLDRVGRPKGPEDLAGLSYVQYRDDPEENAIAMVHAGEAIHVPVTPAFSAQHPDLTLHAVLGGIGFAKSPAFFVHERLAAGTLEEVLPGYAPAPKPHYLVMREHLRESPNVRAFRAVLVDHLSRLHGFSVSNDL, via the coding sequence ATGATTATGGATATGTCGGCGCTGCGCAGCCTCGTGGCTGCGGTGGAAACCGGTTCGATCTCGGCGGCGGCCAAGCGGCTGGCGGTGTCGCAGCCAGCCCTGAGCCAGAAACTGGCCGGCCTCGAAGCGGCTGTGGGCCAGCAATTGCTGGTGCGCTCGCGCAGCGGCGTAGCGCCAACCCCGGCGGGCGAACTGGCCCTCGAGCATGCCGGGCGCGTGCTGACGTCACTGGCGGATATGCAGACCGCGCTGGACAGTCTGCGGGGCGAGGTGGCCGGGCGGTTGCGGGTGACTGTCAATATGATGTTCGGCCAGGCGATCATGGGCCCGGTCATTGCCGATCTGCGGCAGCGCTACCCGTCGCTGCGCGTCGATGTGCTGCCGAGCGACAAGGTCGTGGATATCGAGGCGGAGGGAATCGATCTGGCGGTGCGCGGGGGTACGCACGGATCGGGCCGGGGGCTGGTCCGGCGCATTGCCACGATGGAGGGCGCGCTGATTGCCTCCCCGTCCTATCTCGACCGCGTAGGGCGGCCCAAGGGCCCCGAGGATCTGGCCGGCCTCAGTTATGTGCAGTATCGGGATGACCCGGAAGAAAACGCCATTGCCATGGTGCATGCCGGCGAGGCCATCCACGTTCCAGTGACCCCTGCCTTTTCCGCGCAGCACCCCGATTTGACCCTGCATGCCGTGCTGGGTGGGATCGGCTTTGCCAAGTCGCCCGCCTTTTTCGTGCATGAGCGGCTTGCGGCGGGAACGCTGGAAGAGGTGCTTCCGGGCTATGCGCCGGCGCCCAAGCCGCATTATCTGGTGATGCGCGAGCATTTGCGGGAAAGCCCGAATGTGCGGGCCTTCCGGGCTGTGCTGGTGGACCACCTGTCGCGGCTGCACGGATTTAGTGTCAGCAACGACCTCTAA